Proteins encoded within one genomic window of Anastrepha ludens isolate Willacy chromosome 4, idAnaLude1.1, whole genome shotgun sequence:
- the LOC128861674 gene encoding 39S ribosomal protein L17, mitochondrial gives MNQADVSKLMSQLRIAIKPHRNLRNPDGPEGRLLKLRKTVTALVKHERIELYYNRADEARGYAELLISNAIRYGDRHIATMELADYWLLEKQLVHKLFKVLVPRFEKCNLSYTRMYKAPRDYPGMYYKKSVLELRGNPYPTLLPDFSKNRSLLHNILLDEARKDHRRERLAEIAEKIAADSAENIKEVDNEPGAKGDEKVEKV, from the exons ATGAATCAAGCCGATGTGAGTAAGCTGATGTCGCAATTGCGTATAGCTATCAAGCCGCACCGTAATCTTAGAAATCCTGATGGCCCCGAGGGCCGCTTGTTAAAACTACGCAAGACAGTAACGGCACTCGTGAAGCATGAACGCATTGAATTGTATTACAACCGGGCCGATGAAGCGCGCGGTTATGCGGAACTG TTAATTTCCAATGCCATACGTTATGGCGATCGACACATAGCCACAATGGAGTTGGCGGACTACTGGCTGCtcgaaaaacaattggtacaTAAACTTTTTAAGGTGCTAGTGCCAcgatttgaaaaatgcaacctgTCATACACCCGCATGTACAAAGCACCGCGTGATTATCCCGGCATGTATTACAAGAAGTCGGTACTGGAGTTGCGTGGCAATCCTTATCCAACATTATTGCCTGATTTTTCGAAGAATCGTAGTTTGCTACACAACATTTTGCTTGATGAGGCGCGAAAAGATCACAGACGAGAACGGCTAGCGGAAATAGCTGAAAAAATAGCGGCAGATTCTGCAGAAAATATAAAGGAAGTAGATAATGAGCCCGGAGCGAAAGGTGATGAGAAGGTGGAGAAAGTTTAA